ATGAGTAAATCAAAAGGAAATACAATTTCTCCTGATGATTATATTAAAGATTTTGGTGCTGACGTATTTAGAATGTATTTAATGTTTGGATTTGGATACACTGAAGGCGGTGCTTGGAGTGATGATGGAATCAAATCTGTTGGTAAATTTGTAGATAGAATAGAAAGAATTCTAGACTCATGTAGAGAAATAATGGACTCCACTGAAAATACCAAAGACTCTATTGATGGAGCTGAAAAAGAATTAAACTTTTGGAGACATACAGCTATAAAAGGTGTTACTGAAGATGCAGATAAAATGCAATTTAATACTGCAATAGCAAGACTTATGGAATTAGTTAATGCGTTCAACAAATATCTTCAAGAAGATGTTAAAAATACGAATTTCTTAAAAGAAGCTATAGTTGATTTCTTAAAACTTCTTGCACCATTTGCTCCTCATTTTACTGAAGAACAATGGAGTTTAATTGGAAATACTTCAACAATCTTTAATGAAAAATGGCCAGAATTTAATCCTTCTGCCTTAATTAAAGATGAAGTTGAAATTGCAATCCAAATTAATGGTAAAATAAAAGCAAAAATTAATGTACCTTCTAATTTAGATGAAGAAGGAATTAAGACCGCTTCTTTAGGTAATGAAATAATTAAAGAAAATACTGATGGTAAAACTATAGTTAAAGTAATTGTAATTAAAGGAAGACTTGTTAACATAGTTATTAAGTAATATTACAATTGACAATTTATTATAAATTTTAAAAAGACATTAGAGTTTTTGCTATAGAAAACTCTAATGTCTTTTATAATTTTTACTATAAAATCTGAGGTGAGACTATAAAATTTAACGCTACATAAGATTTACTAAGTACTAACATTAATCCCTCTCCAGAGAAACCTAATTCTGTTTCTGTTGATTTTATGAAACAGCTAACAAATGAAATTAATAAAACTAAAAAAATTGACCAAGAGAAGTACTTATACTTGTTTTTTCTGCTTTAATTACTATAATATTTTCGTCTCGTGTATCCAATAAAATATCCGGACCACTTTCTCATCTTAATCAGTATATAAGTGATATTTCAGAAAGAAACTTTGGAAATAAAATAGAAATGCTAGTATATATTAATTAAATTTACAATGCACAATGCACAATGTACAGTTTAAATGTACATTGTGCATTAATTTTTTTGAATATTTCCTAATCTTCTAAATTTAATATTTCTTTAAATTCTAATAATATTTTTCTTACTAAAGTCTCATCTAAAGGCTGATATTCCTTAATATATCCTGATGAATCTAATGATTCATACGCTTTCTTACTCATTGAAATCCAATTTTCAGGCACATATACCCATACTATATCTTCATATTTACAGCTTAACAAAAAATGTTCTAGTCCCACAAATGCATACTCTTCAATTTCGTGTAATTCGTTGAATTTTTTGTAATCTTCTACTATTTTTGAAGTTAATTTGCATTCATATATATCTACATAAAAGAAATCAAATTTTTCTCTTTTTGCTTTAAAAGCGTCACTTCTAATTATCTTTATTTTTTCATTTTGGGGAAAGTTCTGATCATATAATTTGATTACTTCTTCACTAATTTCATATACTATAACTTCTTTTACATCACATTTTTTTGCAATTTCTTGAACTACATATCCAATCCCAAGCCCTACTATTCCAACTCTTCCGGAAGCAAAATGAATAGCTGTATAAGCACTTTCTATTTCTTTAGGCGTTAATTTCATTAAACTAATATCATTCTTATATAATTGAATTACATCTATATTATATTCTTCTTTATTTTCATACATATATCCTTGTAAATTTTGCTTTTTAATTATATTTTTAACTATTTTATAATTACCACAAGTTCCTGGATTAATTAATTCATTATATTTATTCATCTCTTGGAACACAAAATTTTTATTATATGGTTTCATAGTTAATTCCCCTTCTTGAAATATTTGCCTCAAAAGTTTCGCTTTATACTTATCAATTTATAGTAAAATTCTAATAGTTATAACTAATATAATTTTGTATAGCTATTACATTTATATGTTTAACAAACCATAATATAATAGCACATTATTCCTCATAATATAACCATTAAATTCACTTTTTTTTTCGATATATATATGCTATACTAACGTTAATGATTTATTTTCATTAATATTTTGTAGAGTAGGTGTTTATATGAAAAACGTTAATATAAGCGAAGAAGCTTATAATGAGTTTAAAGCTTTTTTAGAAGACAATAAAATAACTGATTTCAATATTAGACTAAATTTTGCTGGCTTTGCATGTAGCGGTCCAATTTTTAATATATCCGTTTCAGAAGCTACTGATGCAGATGAAGTTGAAAAAATCAACGACATTTCATTTATATATGAAAAAAGCCTAATAGAACAATTTGGTGGTTTTATGCTTCTTTCTTCTGAAGAAAATGGAGGTAATGGATTAAGTCTAAAGCCTATCATTGAACCTGAAGGTGGATGCGGCGGCTCTTGTAGTGGATGTCACTAAATTTTATTTAAACAATGAATGTAGAATAAATGTGAAAATATTTATTCTACATTTTTTATTTATTCTATTACATCAATATCTGTTGCTTCTATTTTCCACTGTAAATTCACATAGTCATCACTTATATCATATATACCTTCTAACATATCTATCCAATAATGGTCCTTTACAACCTTCTTTTCTTTATCTTTTCCTGCAATTCCACTTAATATTTCTTCGTTAAATTTATTAAGATATTCATATATTCTTAAAGAAATCGCATGCATATCTTTAAAAGATTGCAAATCTTCATTTCCTAATTCCAATTTACTTTTCTCATTTTTCATTTCCCTATTTAAAACTGATAACATATATTCTTTCATTTTTCCATGTATATCATTTTCCATTATCTTATCCGTTTCTATTTTTTTAGAAAATATTGATAATGAATTTTGCTTATATGATCCATATTGTTGCCACAACTCCATTATGTCACTTGTTATAGCATCATAATTTTTATAAAGTTTTAGCAATTCTTGATTTTTTATACTACCAATTTCAATACTTTTTGATAATATATCCATATTGCTCTCATTTCTTTGCTTAATATCTTCAATTTCAATATACGATTGCTGCCCTATTTTATATTTATAATTATTTATTTTAAATAACGCATATATATTTACTATTACACTGACTATAAGAAGTACAGATATTAGCATCATATAATCTATATTTTTTATTCTGTTTATCAAGCATATCCCTCCAGCCTTACAACTCATTTTAACATATAAGCTTATGTTTGCATATTTAAAATTACCTCGCCCATTCATGTATTGCTTCATTAAGCATTTTTAATCCTATATTTCCTTCTATGATTTCTTTTTTTTCTGTATTTATTCTTTTTACTTCCCCATATGGATTCTTCAAAGATAATTCCTCATTCCCAGATACTACCCATATTGTCTTTTTATTAATTGGTTTTGTGCTTAATTCTTTTTCTCCAATTCCATCAGTAAAATATATTAATACAGCATTTCTTAAATTATTATCAATAATATATTTAAATACTGGTGTAAATCTTGTTGACCCATTATCTTTAACTCTACTTTGTATATCTTTTTTAGTTCTAAGTTCATATATATTTCTAATTTCATTATCACACTCAATAATTGTAATTTTATTTTTTGTACTTGAAGTTATGGATAATATTTCTATCAATATTCTATGCATATCATCATCTTTCATACTAGCACTTATATCAATAGCTACAATAAGTTCTGTTTCATTTTTGGGTAGTCTTCCTCTCAAATCTAATCTATCTGGCTGCCTTCTATCCCTTCTTGTTATTGTTTTTTTATATCCTGATTTTATAGTTGGTAAAACATCTTTAAGAATAACTTGCCATGGTATTTCAGCTTTTTCTTCATATGCTAAAATTATATTTTCTAGACCCTTTGGAGTGTTTTTATTATAAGCACTTATGGCAGTTTTCTTAGTTAAACCTTTAATGTCCTCTTCACTCAATTGTATTTCTTCCCACAATTCATGTGCTTTTGTAATATCTATTTCAAATTTTAAATCTTCATCTTTACTTATTTTATTAACTTTAATCCTGGATTTAATTGATTTATAAATTTCTTCTGCATATTCTTCAATACTTCTATTTTCCTCAAGTGATAAATTATATTCCATATTTACTGAATTGATTTTTTTACTATATACCGGTAAATCCTTTATGTATTGATTTATTGAAATATCTAATGCAACACCTATAGCTTCTTTGTTAAATTTATCCTTCAGCTTTTTTTCTCTTTCAAAATGAGAATTCATTATATGATATATTTCATGTTTAAATAAAGCTGCCATTTCTTTTTTGCTGCAATTTAAAAATAAAAAAGGATTATAGTGCATATTAAAACCATCACGTTTAGGAATAGTAGCTATTGGGACAGTTATGTTAATGTCTATGCCTCGTCTTATTCTAAGCATGAATTGTCCAAAAAAAGCATCTTGAGTTTGTAATAAATACAAGATAACATCTTCAATTAATTCAAAAAATTTTTTTTTGTAATCATTATTAAATTTAACATTGTCCTCTAATGAATATGCTTCTTTTAAGAGCTGTTGTCTCTTTTCTTCAAAATCCATACACATTTTCTCCTTATTATATTTATTATTTAAATACATTTACAATATTACCACATTATGTCATAAAGGAATAGTATTTTTATTAATAACTTAATATGGTTCTACAGTGGAAAATTCAAATATACTTAGGGCATATTTTTGATAATATATATTGCAATTATCAATTTGCAATTATAGTTGAAATCCTCAAAGGATTTCTTAAATTTATAATGTAGAATTATTATTGCAACATATATATCAAATTATATTTCCATCAATATTTTAAATTCTCATTATTGAACTATCTATAAATACCAACCTTCTAAGTTACTTATACTATGATATATACAAACGAGAAATGAAGGTAATACCCAAAAATCTAGTTTTCACCACAGGTATATATCACCCTTTTACTTGAATATATTAAAAAATGCATCTAAAAACTCTTCATTTTCTAATAATTCTTTATATATTCCATTTTTATAATCTCGTTTTATTTCCTTCATTATTCCAAGTCTTAAGTCCTTAGGATATAGGTTTAGAAGTTCTGAAAATAGTATGAAATTTTTTTCTATAGGCATATTTTCTAAATATCTTACTGAATTTTTTGCTAATATGTATAATCTTGAATGGTTTTCTTTTTCTATTTTTTCTTTTAATTCAAAATTAAAAATTTCATTGTTAAATATATCTTCTACACTTATAAGAGGTTTTTTTAAATTAATTAAAAAATTTCCAAAATCATTTGCAATATTTACTCCAACATTTCCTTTTACAACATTTAAAAATATATCAAAAGAATACTTTTCTTTATTTTTTAAATATATTTCATATGATTTAGATATTCTTTCCCAACTTCTTGGAGTCGCTTTTATAGTTTCATCAGCATTTGGCATATGTAAATACTCTGGGAAAGTAGATAAGAATTCTATAATATGTTCATTAATATTTCCCTCCATACTCATTCCCCACTTAATCCATTCCTTAATATCTGAATCAAGGTTCACCCATACAAATCTATCTTCTTGAGCAGGATCCATGTCTACAACATCATATTGGCTATTATAAAATCCATCATTTTTATTAGATGGATTCATTGCTGCAATTACCTTAACTCTCTCATCTAGAACATACCCATTAATTTCTTTATTTAAAATTAGATTCATAAGTTCTTGAGCTACCGCATGATCACATCTGTTTAATTCATCTATAAATAAAATAACTTTTCTGCTTTTCTCTTCTTTTAATGCTTCTTCAATTTCAATAAGTTTATTATGTGTCGCATATATAGTCGTTCTATTTTCAACTATAGGTAATCCTCCAATTTCTCCTTCTTTTAATAAATTAGCATCTAGTGTAACTAAATAATATTTATTATTTTTAGCTATATATTTAACTAAAGAAGTTTTCCCAACACCACTTTCTCCTATAATTAAAGGAACATCATTTGATGCAATTATTAAATCCACCGTACATAAACACTCTGAATAATTCAAAATTTCCACCTCTATTCTTAGAATATGAAACAAAATTGACTCTTACTATTTTGTTTCCTTTGTCTTACATTGATAATTCATAATCCACTAATATCTTTTTAGCATTTTTACTTCCATATTCTCTAATGAAATTGATTTTATCCATCTCTAAAATCTCTAATTCTAAGAAATTTTCAATATATTTCTTTTCAATATTATCGTCTTTAATTCTTTCTTTAAGAATATCAATCACTATATCTACATCAATACTTTCATAAATATACTTAACGACATTTATATTTTCATGAATAAATATATTTATATCCTCTAAATCATAGTTAGAAATGTAATTTATAGCTTCTCCATTTGATATTACAGCTTTTACCTTAGCCTTTAGACTTGGATTTTTTATGAATCTAATTGCTACGTAATAATTTTCTATAGCTGCAAGTTGAACATTTTCAGAAGGATTTTCTATATACTTAATTGAATCATAGTCTTTACTTACTGCTAACAGCTGCAATTGTTCACTTGGTTCTTTTACAAATTGTATAGCCCATCCCTTAGTTTTAATAGCTTCTTCTATTATCTCGTTGCTTGGATTATTTATTAATTCTAATGAATTCCATAAGCTTTTAACACACATTATTCCAATCTCTTCATCAATATTTTTAATATATTTAACAGACAAAGGAGTATTCTTAATAGCTTGCTTTTGAACTTCTTTACTAGGTTTCTCAATATATTTAATATTATTTCCATTATTCTTAACTATAAATGTTTCCAATTCTTCATCTACTTGATTTAATTCTTGAATATATTCAGGATTATTTTTTAATTTTAATAATATCTCTTCTCTATTCATTAACTTTCTCCTTTATATCATAATACCTAAATACTTATGTTTTGGTATTTTGTCTTCAATATTTATTATAATAAGACATATATCAAAACTAGAAATAAAGGTCATGCTTTTGTGAAGTTTATTTCAGAAAAAACACATGACCTTTATTCATCACTATATAAGGTTCCATATTGATAGTCTAACATGTACATTGCTTACAACTGTGTAATATTAATGAATTTTGCAAGCTTAATTATCATTGCGAAATCCCATATAGATATCCACCCCATAAGTATAGCCCTTACTAATCTTTATATTTTTCAATTTCTTTCTTAACAGAAAAAAGTAAACTGTTCAATTCCCAAACTTCTCCCTCTTCTATCAACTTGTTTAAGGTCTTTTGATATCTAGATACCTCTGCTTCCTTGCCTAATGAAATCAAGGTTAACAGTGAATTCATTATGTTCGAAATCAAATGGGATTTAACTTCAAATAATTTTTGAGCATCCTTAATTTCATCTTTAATTTCTAGCATCTCTTCATCTAATCTGAATGCTGCATCTGCAGAACGCTTAAGTTTCTCTTTTAATTGTTCTGGTATATGTTGTTTATATTTATAATTAAGAGAATGTTCAATCGTTGCCCAGAAGTTCATTGCTAATGTTCTTATTTGAAATTCTGCTAAAATTTCAACTACGCCTTCTGCCATATTTACTGGATACTTTATTATCATATGATAACTTCTATAACCACTTTCTTTAACATTTTTTACATAATCCTTTTCATAAAGAATTTTCATATCTCTTCGACCTCTTAATATTTCAACAACAGTATCTATATCATCAACAAATTGGCACATTATTCTTATGCCTGCAATATCCTCAAGTTCATACCTAACTCTGTCTATGGGAATTTCAAATTTGTTAGCTTTTTCTAACATGCTTGATACTTCTTTTACTCTTCCAGTTACAAATTCTATAGGTGAATACTCATTTTTTTTTCTATATTCTTTTCTAATTGATTTTAATTTAACCTTTAGCTCATCTACAGCTTGCTCGTAAGGCATTAAAAAAATCTTCCAATCATTTATTGCCATAATACCACCCTTTAATAAGGCACATTACAAAAAATATATAACATCTTTTACTTGTTATTTTCTTTGATCTGCCTAATATCATTTCTCAATATCATTCTTATCCATTATATCAAAAACTTTAAATTATGTGTAATTATTAATAAATAAACTTATGAAAATTTTTTCATAACCTATTTATGTAATTGTTTAATGTGATATAATCTAGATGTAATATTAAATTTTTTAATAAATGTACTTTTAATGAGGTGACTAAATAATGAACGATACCGATATACAAAATCATCTATTTGATAAACAGGTAATTTGTCCTGTTTGTGACACACATTTTAAAACTAAAACTGTAAAATCTAAGTCACCGAGAGTTATTTCTAAAGATTCTGATTTTTTTGTTAGATATTCTGTTGCAAATCCGTATTTCTATGATGTTTGCTTATGTAATTCTTGTGGTTATGCTGCAATGAAATCAGATTTTGAAAACCTTAAATCTCATAAAAAAGAACTTGTTCTAATTAATGTAACTCCAAAATGGAAACCAAGAGAATATCCTGATATTTTGGATGAAAAATTAGCAATTGAGCGTTATAAATTATCTTTATTAAACGCCATGCTTCTTAATCTTCCAGATAGTACAAAGGCTATGATTTCATTAAAAATTGCTTGGATGTATAGGTTACTAGATGATAATGCTCAAGAAACATTATTTTTAAGACAAGCTCTTGAAGGTTTTAATTATGCTTATACAAAGGAAGTTTTTCCTATGTATGGATTGCAAAGAGATTCTTTAATGTATCTGCTTGGTGAATTAAACAGAAAATTAGAAGACCATCAAAATGCATTGTTATGGTATTCAAGAACTATTGTTAGTACAAATTCTTCGTATAAGATTAAAGAAATGGCTCGTATTGGCAAAGATTTAATTAAAATCACAGATGTTTAGAAATGTACTTTTTATTTTTAATAGGGGGAATATAAAATGGGAATTTTTAAAAACAGAAAAACTAATGAGGATAATTTTTCACAAGTTTCTCAGAATGTAATTACCAATACCGATACTAGTAAGGAAGAATTAAGTAATAAAATTAATGATTTAAAAAATGGATCTAATATAATAACTAGTTCTATTAATGATATTACATCTTCTGCTTCATCTTTGGCATCTCATAGCGAATCTCAAAATAGAGAAATAAATAATGCTAGAAATATATTATCTAGTTTCAGTTCAGATATGGAGAATTTAGCAATTAACATTACTAATGTTCATATTAAAGTACTAGATACTGATAAGCTTGCTGATACTGGTTTAAATACCATTGATAATTTGGATACATCTCTAAATGATCTTGAAAATGCATTCACGGTTTCAACTTCAACAGTAAATGCATTAGTGTCAAAGCTAGAATCTGTAAATAGTATAACTGATTCTATAAGTCAAATAGCAAGTCAAACTAATCTTTTATCATTAAATGCAGCCATTGAAGCTGCAAGAGCTGGCGATGCTGGTAAGGGATTCTCTGTTGTTGCAGGTGAAGTTAGAAAACTTGCTGAAAATTCAAAACTTGCTGTTCAAAGCATAACTAGCATATTAGAAGAAATTAAAGTAGATATTTTAAAAGCATCTAATGCCATGAGTTCTGGTAATTCTGCTTTATCTACTCAACATAATTCATTAGAAGATGCTAAAAGTAGTTTTTCTGATATAAAAACTTCTATTGGCGATGCTACTGAAGAAATTAATACTTGTATAGAAAACTTAACCAACGCTTCCTCTGCAAAGGATACTGTGATATCATCAATAGATAATATTAGCGTTGTTTTCCAAGAACATGAAGCTTTATCTAAGGAAATTGCTTCAAGTCTTCATACTCAAAAAGATGCTATAAAAGATATTAACAATTCAATAACAAACTTATTATAATTATAAAATTTATACATAATAATAAGCTATCTAAGTTTATACTTAGATAGCTTATTATTATTTGTCTACTTAAATTATTCTTTTCGGGTTGAAATCAAGATAGTCTGCTGATGTTAATATATATTCTACTTCATCAAAATATCCATTTAATAATTTCCCAAGTAATATAGGGCCATGTAGATGTCCATATATAACCTTATCTACTTTATACTCTTTTATTATCTTGGTAAATTCGGATTCCTCAAAGTTTTCATTTGTCGGAGGATAATGAAGCATAATTATAATCTTTTCAAATCCATTTTTCTTTGCAGCATCTAAAGAAAGTCTTAATCTTAGTTGCTCTCTACTATATATTTTTTGATCCTTAATACTATATTTATCTCCACCAGGACATATCCACCCTCTAGTTCCACATATAGCATAATCTTCATAAACATAAAAGTTATTTTGCAGAAATTTAGTATTTTCATACATACTGTTTAATTTTGAAATACTTCCCCACCAATAATCATGATTACCCTTACTTATAATCTTTTTTCCTGGTAATTCATTTATCCAATCTAAATCATATTTACTATCTTGTTCTTTTAATGACCAAGATATATCTCCAGCTATAAGCACAGTATCTTCATCTGTTATTTTACTAAGCCAATTTTCTTTTATCTTTTGAGAATGATTCTTCCATCTATCACCAAAAATATCCATTGGCTTTTCAACATTAAATCCTAAGTGCAAATCTGAAATAGTATAAAGTGCCATTTATTTATCACCTTTCTATTAGGCATACAAGAAAAGTGGCTACGCCACGCTTCTTCCAATTAACAATTGACAATGTACAATTAACAATTAAGGATGATATTCCTACGGAATATATAAATTAATTTGTTTTTTCAAACTCCCTTAGAGTTTGTTCCTTAACTGTTAATTGTTAACTTTTAACTGTTAACAATGCCTTATCTTATCTTCTCTTATCTAAATCGGTAAGAAAAGCTATTACATGTGCTACTGCTTCATATAATTCTGTAGGAATTTCATCTCCAACATCTACATTGCATAATAAATCAGTTAATTCCTTATTATAGACTATTGGTACTTCATTTTCTGCTGCTCTTTCTAGTATCTTGTCTGCAATATGTCCCATTCCAGCAGCTGTAACTATTGGAGCGTCACTATTAAATTCATATTTTAATGCTGCTGCCCTTTTTCTCTGATTCATCTCCTTAAACACCCCCAGAATTCAGTTAAGAGTTAAGAGTGCACAACTAAGAGTTATAGATGAAATTTCCAAGGAGAAAGTTCATGTTCTCAAATATAAAATTTGGACATTCATTTTTGTAGTCTTACTTTTTGACTTTCACTTTTCCGTAATGATTTCTGAAAATAATTTTTTAGAAATCACGAAAGGACTTTCTCCTTAACTCATAATTCTTAATTGCCAACTGATAATATTATACCTTAATATCAATAGTAGAAATAGTCAAATCATTAAAGAAATTTCTACAATTGACTAAATCCATAGGTTTCTCTTTAGCTGATACACTTATGTTA
The DNA window shown above is from Clostridium beijerinckii and carries:
- a CDS encoding HesB-like protein yields the protein MKNVNISEEAYNEFKAFLEDNKITDFNIRLNFAGFACSGPIFNISVSEATDADEVEKINDISFIYEKSLIEQFGGFMLLSSEENGGNGLSLKPIIEPEGGCGGSCSGCH
- a CDS encoding ATP-binding protein, which produces MNYSECLCTVDLIIASNDVPLIIGESGVGKTSLVKYIAKNNKYYLVTLDANLLKEGEIGGLPIVENRTTIYATHNKLIEIEEALKEEKSRKVILFIDELNRCDHAVAQELMNLILNKEINGYVLDERVKVIAAMNPSNKNDGFYNSQYDVVDMDPAQEDRFVWVNLDSDIKEWIKWGMSMEGNINEHIIEFLSTFPEYLHMPNADETIKATPRSWERISKSYEIYLKNKEKYSFDIFLNVVKGNVGVNIANDFGNFLINLKKPLISVEDIFNNEIFNFELKEKIEKENHSRLYILAKNSVRYLENMPIEKNFILFSELLNLYPKDLRLGIMKEIKRDYKNGIYKELLENEEFLDAFFNIFK
- a CDS encoding GTP pyrophosphokinase; this translates as MAINDWKIFLMPYEQAVDELKVKLKSIRKEYRKKNEYSPIEFVTGRVKEVSSMLEKANKFEIPIDRVRYELEDIAGIRIMCQFVDDIDTVVEILRGRRDMKILYEKDYVKNVKESGYRSYHMIIKYPVNMAEGVVEILAEFQIRTLAMNFWATIEHSLNYKYKQHIPEQLKEKLKRSADAAFRLDEEMLEIKDEIKDAQKLFEVKSHLISNIMNSLLTLISLGKEAEVSRYQKTLNKLIEEGEVWELNSLLFSVKKEIEKYKD
- a CDS encoding DUF2225 domain-containing protein, with amino-acid sequence MNDTDIQNHLFDKQVICPVCDTHFKTKTVKSKSPRVISKDSDFFVRYSVANPYFYDVCLCNSCGYAAMKSDFENLKSHKKELVLINVTPKWKPREYPDILDEKLAIERYKLSLLNAMLLNLPDSTKAMISLKIAWMYRLLDDNAQETLFLRQALEGFNYAYTKEVFPMYGLQRDSLMYLLGELNRKLEDHQNALLWYSRTIVSTNSSYKIKEMARIGKDLIKITDV
- a CDS encoding chemotaxis protein; translation: MGIFKNRKTNEDNFSQVSQNVITNTDTSKEELSNKINDLKNGSNIITSSINDITSSASSLASHSESQNREINNARNILSSFSSDMENLAINITNVHIKVLDTDKLADTGLNTIDNLDTSLNDLENAFTVSTSTVNALVSKLESVNSITDSISQIASQTNLLSLNAAIEAARAGDAGKGFSVVAGEVRKLAENSKLAVQSITSILEEIKVDILKASNAMSSGNSALSTQHNSLEDAKSSFSDIKTSIGDATEEINTCIENLTNASSAKDTVISSIDNISVVFQEHEALSKEIASSLHTQKDAIKDINNSITNLL
- a CDS encoding serine/threonine protein phosphatase, which encodes MALYTISDLHLGFNVEKPMDIFGDRWKNHSQKIKENWLSKITDEDTVLIAGDISWSLKEQDSKYDLDWINELPGKKIISKGNHDYWWGSISKLNSMYENTKFLQNNFYVYEDYAICGTRGWICPGGDKYSIKDQKIYSREQLRLRLSLDAAKKNGFEKIIIMLHYPPTNENFEESEFTKIIKEYKVDKVIYGHLHGPILLGKLLNGYFDEVEYILTSADYLDFNPKRII
- a CDS encoding flagellar biogenesis protein, whose protein sequence is MNQRKRAAALKYEFNSDAPIVTAAGMGHIADKILERAAENEVPIVYNKELTDLLCNVDVGDEIPTELYEAVAHVIAFLTDLDKRR